In the Clostridium cellulovorans 743B genome, TGATACGATATGATAAACAAGGTTGAAATCTGTGGCGTGAATACCTCGAAACTACCGGTTTTAAAAGAACACGAGATGAGAGAATTATTAGACAAGATGAAAGCAGGAGATTATATTAGTAGAGAAAAGTTCATTAGAGGAAATTTGAGGCTTGTACTTAGTGTTATTCAAAGATTTAATAATAGGGGGGAGAATGCTGACGATTTATTTCAGGTTGGCTGTATCGGACTTATAAAGGCTCTAGATAATTTTGACTTAACTCAGAATGTAAAATTTTCAACTTATGCGGTGCCTATGATAATAGGAGAGATAAGAAGATATTTAAGAGATAATAATTCCATAAGGGTAAGTAGATCCTTAAGAGATATAGCCTATCGTGCATTGCAAGTAAGAGATAAACTTTTGACAGAAAATAACAAGGAGCCTACAGTATATCAAATTGCTAAGGAACTAGATGTAGCAAAAGAAGAAGTAATTTTTGCATTGGATGCAATACAAGAGCCGGTTTCACTTTTTGAACCTATATATCATGATGGTGGTGATGCTATTTATGTTATGGATCAAATCAGTGATAGTAAAAATTTGGACGAAAGTTGGTTAGAGAATATAGCTATAAAAGAAGCTATGAAAAGACTTAGCGATAGAGAAAAGCTAATATTAAATATGAGGTTTTTTGATGGAAGAACCCAAATGGAAGTTGCTGATGAAATTGGTA is a window encoding:
- the sigG gene encoding RNA polymerase sporulation sigma factor SigG; this translates as MINKVEICGVNTSKLPVLKEHEMRELLDKMKAGDYISREKFIRGNLRLVLSVIQRFNNRGENADDLFQVGCIGLIKALDNFDLTQNVKFSTYAVPMIIGEIRRYLRDNNSIRVSRSLRDIAYRALQVRDKLLTENNKEPTVYQIAKELDVAKEEVIFALDAIQEPVSLFEPIYHDGGDAIYVMDQISDSKNLDESWLENIAIKEAMKRLSDREKLILNMRFFDGRTQMEVADEIGISQAQVSRLEKNALRHMRKHV